From the genome of Delphinus delphis chromosome 8, mDelDel1.2, whole genome shotgun sequence, one region includes:
- the FADD gene encoding FAS-associated death domain protein yields the protein MDPFLVLLHSVSLSLSSSELTELKFLCQSRVGKRKLELVQSGLDLFNVLLEQNEMSRENTVLLRELLVSLRRQDLLRRLGDFEAGAAGGAAPEERDLRAAFDIICDNVGKDWRKLARHLGVSDAKIEAIEEKYPRNLAEQVRESLRVWKNSRRDDAAVSHLVRALRACRLNLVADLIEEGQRARALQSDSGDPVSLSESWDSDSPASGASR from the exons ATGGACCCGTTCCTGGTGCTGCTGCACTCGGTGTCGCTCAGCCTGTCGAGCAGCGAGCTGACTGAGCTCAAGTTCCTGTGTCAAAGCCGCGTGGGCAAGAGAAAGCTGGAGCTCGTGCAGAGTGGCCTGGACCTCTTCAACGTGCTGCTGGAGCAGAACGAGATGAGCCGCGAGAACACCGTGCTGCTCCGCGAGCTGCTCGTCTCCCTGCGGCGCCAGGACCTCCTGCGACGCCTGGGCGACTTCGAGGCGGGCGCGGCGGGCGGGGCCGCGCCGGAGGAgcgag ACCTGCGGGCAGCGTTTGACATCATCTGTGATAACGTGGGGAAGGACTGGAGGAAACTGGCTCGTCACCTCGGAGTGTCTGACGCCAAGATTGAAGCCATTGAGGAGAAGTATCCCCGGAACCTGGCAGAACAGGTGAGGGAGTCGCTGAGAGTCTGGAAGAACAGCAGGAGGGATGATGCGGCCGTGTCCCACCTGGTGAGGGCGCTCAGGGCCTGCCGGCTGAACCTGGTGGCAGACCTCATCGAGGAGGGTCAGCGGGCCCGGGCCCTCCAGAGCGACAGTGGGGACCCTGTGTCGCTCTCTGAGTCCTGGGACTCAGACTCGCCTGCCTCAGGGGCCTCCCGATGA